One segment of Pseudomonas asgharzadehiana DNA contains the following:
- a CDS encoding response regulator — protein MSDHDILSDAEREALSAVMLEPDLPPQRVLIVDDDKDARELLAEILGLDGIRCMTADSGERAWDLLKSSSSIGLLITDLRMAPSNGLELIRQVRESTRAALPIIIISGDAEAPDVIDAMHLSVVDFLLKPIDSVKLAKLVKRELGMVS, from the coding sequence ATGTCCGACCACGATATTTTGAGTGATGCCGAGCGCGAGGCGCTGAGCGCCGTGATGCTGGAGCCTGATTTGCCGCCACAACGTGTGCTGATCGTTGACGACGATAAAGACGCGCGCGAACTGCTGGCTGAAATCCTGGGCCTCGATGGCATTCGCTGCATGACCGCCGACAGTGGCGAGAGGGCGTGGGACTTGCTGAAGTCCAGCAGCTCGATCGGTTTGCTGATCACCGACCTGCGCATGGCGCCGAGCAATGGCCTGGAGTTGATTCGCCAGGTGCGCGAATCCACCCGCGCGGCGTTGCCGATCATCATCATATCGGGGGATGCGGAAGCGCCAGACGTGATTGATGCGATGCATTTGAGTGTGGTGGACTTTTTGCTCAAGCCGATTGATAGCGTGAAGTTGGCGAAGCTGGTCAAGCGGGAGTTGGGGATGGTGTCCTGA